The Desulfonatronum sp. SC1 genome window below encodes:
- the rpsO gene encoding 30S ribosomal protein S15 — MVMSIEDKAKVIEEYRLKEGDTGSPEVQVALLTHRINELTGHFKTHKKDFHSRTGLLKLVGKRRGLLNYLKKKDVQRYRDLIERLKLRK, encoded by the coding sequence GTGGTCATGAGTATCGAAGATAAAGCCAAGGTGATCGAGGAGTACCGGTTGAAGGAGGGCGACACCGGTTCGCCCGAGGTGCAGGTGGCTCTGTTGACCCACCGTATCAACGAATTGACCGGGCATTTCAAGACCCACAAAAAGGACTTTCACTCCCGGACCGGCCTGTTGAAGCTGGTCGGGAAGCGCAGGGGGCTGCTGAACTATCTCAAGAAGAAGGACGTTCAGCGTTACCGCGATCTGATCGAACGACTCAAACTGCGCAAGTAG
- the pnp gene encoding polyribonucleotide nucleotidyltransferase: MNDLMNCTRLSTNLNGKEFIIETGRMANQADGAVWVQCGDTVVLVTAVAQALDREVSFLPLTVNYQEMSYAAGQIPGNFFRREIGRPSDRETLVSRVIDRPIRPMFPKKFPMEIQVIATVLSADPDNDPDVLALTGASAALHISRIPFLGPIAGIRVGCINGEFVLNPSFKDLTESTLNLIMAASRDAVVMVEAGASFVPESLIASALEWGQQQVIPLLDLQDEFREKIGKPKIAPKLTIIAPDLTFMVRDLAQGKLEVALQIPVKAARKEAQKAVHQEVVQALVEKGVDIQAVGSQVDEIMEVLEKEVMRARIHREHKRLDGRDLTTVRPIDIQVGLLPRTHGSALFTRGETKALAVATMGSTRDEQRLDTLAGGSTKRFMLHYNFPPYCVGEARMLRGPSRREIGHGQLAERALTPVLPQPEDYPFTLRIVSEVMESNGSSSMATVCGASLALMDAGVPISEAVAGIAMGLIKEGEDYLVLTDILGAEDHLGDMDFKVAGTVEGITAIQMDIKIAGIPTDVLSRALEQARDARLHILKEMNAVLDKPRTELSPYAPQLSVVHINPEKIREVIGPGGKTVKAITAATGASVDIDDSGKISIFAPTKDALDMAVEMVMFYNQVPEIGKDYTGRVKKIIEFGAVVEILPGVEGLVHVSQLDTARVEQVADVVQLGQELKVKVIEVEPSGRVRMSRKAVIMEERGEVFDMASAARPSGGPRRDSGRGRDDRGRGDRDRGRR; this comes from the coding sequence ATGAATGATCTCATGAACTGCACACGCCTGTCGACGAACCTGAACGGCAAGGAATTCATCATTGAAACGGGGAGAATGGCCAATCAGGCCGACGGTGCCGTCTGGGTGCAGTGCGGCGATACCGTCGTGCTGGTCACGGCCGTGGCCCAGGCCCTGGACCGCGAAGTTTCCTTCCTGCCCCTGACTGTGAATTATCAGGAAATGTCCTATGCTGCGGGCCAGATTCCCGGAAACTTTTTCCGGCGAGAGATCGGCCGCCCCAGCGACCGGGAAACCCTGGTCTCTCGGGTCATCGACCGACCCATCCGGCCTATGTTCCCGAAAAAATTTCCCATGGAAATCCAGGTCATCGCCACGGTTTTGTCGGCAGACCCGGACAACGACCCGGACGTCCTGGCGCTCACCGGTGCATCCGCGGCTCTGCACATCTCCCGGATTCCCTTCCTGGGTCCCATCGCCGGGATCAGGGTCGGCTGCATCAACGGCGAGTTCGTGCTGAATCCCAGCTTCAAGGATTTGACGGAAAGCACCTTAAATTTGATCATGGCCGCCTCTCGCGACGCCGTGGTCATGGTGGAAGCCGGGGCGAGCTTTGTTCCGGAATCCCTGATCGCCAGTGCCCTGGAATGGGGTCAGCAGCAGGTCATTCCCCTGCTGGACCTGCAGGACGAGTTCCGGGAAAAGATCGGCAAGCCCAAGATCGCACCCAAACTGACCATCATCGCCCCGGACCTGACCTTCATGGTCCGCGATTTGGCCCAGGGCAAACTGGAAGTCGCACTGCAGATTCCGGTGAAGGCCGCGCGCAAGGAAGCCCAGAAGGCCGTTCATCAGGAAGTGGTTCAAGCCCTGGTGGAAAAAGGCGTGGACATCCAGGCCGTGGGCTCCCAGGTGGACGAGATCATGGAAGTTCTAGAGAAAGAGGTGATGCGCGCTCGGATTCACCGCGAGCACAAACGCCTGGACGGTCGGGACCTGACCACGGTGCGCCCCATCGACATCCAGGTCGGCCTGCTGCCCAGAACCCACGGTTCTGCCCTGTTCACCCGCGGCGAGACCAAGGCCCTGGCCGTGGCCACCATGGGCAGCACCCGTGACGAACAGCGTCTGGACACTCTGGCCGGGGGGAGCACCAAGCGGTTCATGCTGCACTACAATTTCCCGCCCTATTGCGTTGGCGAGGCTCGGATGCTGCGCGGCCCCAGCCGCCGGGAGATCGGCCATGGCCAGCTGGCCGAGCGCGCACTGACCCCAGTCCTGCCTCAGCCCGAGGATTATCCGTTCACCCTGCGCATCGTTTCCGAGGTCATGGAGAGCAACGGCTCGTCGTCCATGGCCACGGTTTGCGGCGCGTCCCTGGCCCTGATGGACGCCGGCGTGCCCATTTCGGAAGCCGTGGCCGGGATTGCCATGGGCTTGATCAAGGAAGGCGAGGATTACCTGGTTCTGACGGACATCCTCGGAGCCGAGGACCATCTTGGAGACATGGACTTCAAGGTTGCCGGGACCGTCGAGGGCATCACCGCGATCCAGATGGACATCAAGATCGCCGGAATTCCCACGGACGTGCTCAGCAGAGCCTTGGAGCAGGCCCGTGACGCCCGGCTGCATATTCTCAAGGAAATGAACGCCGTGCTGGACAAGCCTCGAACGGAGCTTTCGCCCTACGCCCCGCAGCTCAGCGTGGTGCACATCAATCCGGAAAAGATCCGCGAGGTCATCGGCCCCGGCGGCAAGACCGTCAAGGCCATCACCGCGGCCACGGGAGCTTCCGTGGATATCGACGATTCCGGAAAGATATCCATCTTTGCTCCGACCAAAGACGCCCTGGACATGGCCGTGGAAATGGTCATGTTCTACAATCAGGTTCCGGAAATCGGCAAGGACTACACCGGTCGGGTCAAGAAAATCATCGAGTTTGGCGCGGTGGTGGAGATCCTGCCCGGCGTGGAAGGCCTGGTCCACGTTTCCCAGCTGGATACGGCCCGGGTGGAGCAGGTGGCGGACGTGGTCCAGCTCGGTCAGGAACTGAAGGTCAAGGTGATCGAGGTGGAGCCCTCGGGACGAGTCCGTATGTCCCGCAAGGCCGTGATCATGGAAGAGCGCGGTGAAGTCTTCGACATGGCCTCCGCGGCCCGACCTTCTGGCGGCCCGCGCCGGGACAGCGGCCGGGGCCGGGATGACCGGGGTCGCGGTGACCGCGATCGCGGTCGTCGGTAG